A region of the Dysidea avara chromosome 9, odDysAvar1.4, whole genome shotgun sequence genome:
TCTGTGTACGCGTATTTAAATCACCACTTTTTGCATGTTTCTGGACCTtttccaattttttttattatctCAATATTATCTGTAGTGTTCTAAGGAAAGGGTTACCATAGTTTCAATCTGTTATTGTGTTATAGCATGGATAGTTGGAAGAGTAAACAAATCTATCTGTTTAACAAAATACACTACTCTTAAATTGGGACCCATAGCTAAATTAAATGAAATGTATTTTCCATGAATTTGCGAAATTCCCCAATCCCCCTAGGTATAGCTTTATCCCTGCCACATATGGGTAGGAAGGCATGTTAAGTTGAGAATTAGTGATGATATTGTATTTCTTCTACTGGAACGTAAACAAATGCAAATGTAATGTGTGCTCTTATTTGGGCTACAGAAAATGAAGCCTGTGAGCTGACAAACAAGATGGTTTCATTAAAAAGAACAAGACATTGTCACATATACGTttgttgtttgtgtgttgttttaaaatatctctaatataacagtcacttgttACCAAGGTACATAAGTGTTGCTAGCATTTAAACTATAGTAATAGTACTATTTTGTAAAAGCGAAAAACATCGATTCCCTAAATTTGAATAGTTTCCATGCACAAGCCAATGTATTGATGCTAGGTATGAGATATCAGAAGAAAAGCACAAGTTAGAGAAGGCTGAGCTGGAGCAGAGTTGTTCACAATATCAGGACACCATTCGAGAACTGACTACAAAGGTCAAGTCACTACAGTCAGTGGAACAAGATTTGTTTACAGCGAAAATGACAATCAAGGTATGATGTAGTCAACACTTGAATTGTACTTCAAACTATGAACCTTATTGTACTGGATTAATCAGCAATAAATCCTTTAACATTTGTTGAATGAATTTCAAGTCCCACGTGTTGGTGAGAAATGGGGTTGGGAGTCCAATGCAGAAGTGTTTCTCCTCCTATCAATTGTTTTGTTGTTAGCAAATGGAAAGAGATAGAAAGGCTTACAGTGATGATGTTAAGTTAGTTCAGCTTATGAAGACACAAGTCAGTGAACATGGTGACCTCTCAAGATTAAATACCAGGCTTCTTGGTGAAAATAAAGTGTTAAGGTGCTGTACAACTGttatcaagatactgtaatgtAACTGGTGTAATTTCAGGGAAACTAGCGGTAATGTTGAGTTACTGAAATATCAGTCACTTACATTGGAAGAGAAAGTAGCAAGATTTGAAAATATGGAGGCAGAGTTAGTGAAACTGCAATTAGAAAATGAGGTCAGTATTTAATGGACCTcattatgtgtgtgtaataTTTATAAACTTGTAGGAATTGAGAAAGAAATTGGATCAGTGGTGTGGCTCTGATCTGGTAGCTGATCCAGTTGCTATGCAACGTCATGTCAGTGAGCTACAGCAACGGGATGTGATGAACATCAGTCGAGTGAAAGAATTGGAAACAAAGTTTGTGGTATAGCCAGTACATGACAcccataataaaaaaaattatgcgaAGCAAGGTGACCAATTTGGGTCCAGCAAAAAAATATCTAAGTTGTCCCAATATATACATTGCAACTTTTGTGGtgcattttattatttttattcttAACTCTAGTATTAAATCTCTGACGGaagataaaaattatttaagACAAGAAGTTGACACACTCAAGTCTGAACTAGCAGCAGAAAAGGTTACAGCTACGTAGTAGCTAGTCTTGTTTGTGCCATTTTTGTTTTCACCACAACAGGCTAAAATTCAAACGATGGAGGAAGTTGCAATGAGACGAGAAAGACGACTAATGTTCCTAACAAAAGAACGTGATGGATACATCAATGTACTAAAATCCTACCAAGTAGACGGAAGTGTTGAACAACAAGTGAAAGATCTTCAAGCTGAGGTATATCAATCAGATATCCATACATCAAACATCAAAGTATTCCGTATTGTTTTAGTTGGTGCAATGCCAGACCACTAGCAATGACATCATTAAACAACTGGAGGTATAGAACATGTGTTTGACAGTGTATTGATTCTGATGTTTTTTCATATTGTTTTAGGCAGAGTTAGAAATACTGAAACCCACTGGTGTAAACTAAGATAAATTATAAGTTGCATGTTTTTCTACACTTCACATCCATTAATATACATCAGCCATTAAATTAACAACGTTGGAGAATAATTGTGTTCATTATACATTTTTCTGGTGAACTAGGTGATGACTGTGTTACACTTTAAACAAAGAAGGTGTAACCTTACACACCAGTTATATCATCAGTATATCTGGAAAATAAGTGATGTGATACTATGATGAAACATTAGGATTACAAGAAGTGGTCTAAACAACAACATGGTCTTATTCTGGGACTGATCTGAGGCTTCCACCATACATGGCTGCCACTGCATTCCCCTAACTAACAGTTCTGTGGTGTATGCACAGCTCCGTCAGGTAAAGCCATCAGCTGCAGCTAACTAAACTCAGTTCTTGGTTGGTAGTCAAAACCTACAAACTGATTCCAGCAAATGTTGCATTCTTTTGGGTTAAGCTGCTGCTGTGATCTGGAATATCTTGGTCATGGCATATTACACATAAATTCCTCATTCAAGCCATAGATGTTGAATGTGTATAATATAGcttaccgtacgcaaggaaattttgatgtcaaaaaaatttgacgaatcggtttaattcgtcaaatttaaattcgtcaaatgtttataagcgcccttaaaagtacaggttttgcctaaaATGTcttcattttcgtcaacattttattcgtcaaatctgctgaagtctgaattcgtcaaatttttttgacatcaaaatttccttgcgtacggtacttCATTTCCTCTTGCTGAACTTGGCTTTTCCAACTGTACATGGGGAGCATTGCAATCAGTCACACATATTACTTACCTACAGAAAAATTATCCCATTATTTTAGTGTCACATTTCCCATATCACACCAATGCTGGCCAATCCATTGCTACACTATTACATATTTTCTGACAATTTGGACTATTTATTCCATTGTCTTGACTGAGCTACTCTCTCAGTGCCTCAAGTTTTTTATTATCTTTAATGCATGATTCGAATAAGTTTGAGATTAATTATCCGCCTATATTTTTGCCTTGCTGCTTACAGTGTAATAATGTCAATGCTGTACAGTAGACAAGCACAGCCTGGCtggcaccatagataatagacacccctaccatggggtgtctattatctatgctggcaCAGACCATGTTGGATGAAAATAACTGCAAGCGCATGCGCGTACGTACTGTTCTGTCCTCATTCAAAATCAGAAAATGGAGTTGTTATCTGAACTATCTGAAGCTGTAAATTTGATGAACAACTTTTTGCGTAAAAAAGAGCAGCAAAAATGTCCGAAGAGTGATAGTGATACGGATGGGAATGCTGATCGCTTGTTTCAATGTCTCCAACAAGTTACTGGACTTGAGAAGCAATCAGAAATAGGCGATAATGTTGCAAAGAAGTCTGAGTGGGTTGAGTCATTGATCTCTTTTGCTACGTGGATATTTGAAGGTTAGCAGAGCTTGTGTCTATATACTGGTTTTCTGCTAGTCGTGTGCAGTGTGTGACACATGCAAGGGGACACATGTGAAAAATTCGACGACTGAGGGGCGCGCCGAGGGGGCGGCACACTGGGCTCACTAGTTTCACTGTGGCAGTCATCTCCAGACTGTATACTTTGAGCTAACAAGCTAATCATGAGCTCCAGTTATCAAAGCTTAGGCTGTATTTACTAGCTCTGGCATTATTGATTTGAAGAATGACCAAATGTCTAGTCTGGTACATCGCAGACCCTTGTCACACGATGGGCTTATCAATCATAAATGCCAACAGGTGtgttagaaattataagcacccaCACtgcgggcgcttataatctctaattgataaggcCTAGCGGTAGGGTCTGCGATATACCAGACTAGCCACATATTATAGTGTAGTCTAGTACATCACAGGCTCTTGCCACGCACTAGGACTAATTATAGACTCTATGCGATGCCTCGAGGTGATAGGAGGCTTGACTGTGGGCTCTGCTAAAAGAACCTTACTGCCATGCATGCTAATAAAGTATTTATGATCTCTAATTAATAAACCCCAGGGAAGGGTCTGCAATGTACCAGACTAAttatattgtgtatgtgtgggGGGGCACTATGATTTTTGCTTGCTTTTTGATCTAAACTAACACATCTAGATCTGTGCATGTAATTATACAGTTATATAACTAAAGTGTGCAAGTCACCTTTAAAGTAGGACTATGTATTCTTGATGGTTGAACACCTATGCTGTGCaccagcgttgtaagtgggtcagtactgtcgacccgtttgacccactgacctgaATAGTAATCTGGATGGGACCCGGAtctgacccggtttaattaaaatagaggcgtgCCCCAAGAGCTATATTAAAACTCCACAAGTTCCACTAGTTAGCCCTACAATTTTTTTACACTATAGAAaggattgtctgcaagaagtgagtagctatgtattatcaagtgggtgtggctccacataagtttacatgcagctacagaatttcCAGAAGTGAATAGTTACCTACATTTCAAATACCAATACAGATCTGGTGATGCCTTGCATGTTCACAGAGTACAGCTGATACAGTtccgataagtgggcatggctctacataccatgcacagacagcaaagcatatttCTGAATGGTGgacgtggctccacgtaagtttcttgagtgtttacaactgcaatacaatcgagcttgttaacttatGGTCACACGTGATCTCATCTGGGTCAGAACCAGATATTCAGTGcagtggataagacccacttgacccggacaaaatgtgacccaaatgacccggaTAATCTGGATGACCCGGCCTACTTACAACACTGCTGTGCACCTCATTGCTTAGCAGGAAAACAACCACTCTTTTTTGTGACTACATTCAATAGCAAATGCATTATTTTGTGATACCAATACAGGGTTGTGTATTAACATGATAAACACTGTGATGGTTTGTGAAATGACTTTGCCTATTCAGTATTGTGGTaatgattttattattatcctctTGGTAATCAGCATGAGctgttcttccttaccagagaGCCAACTGTGCCATTCTCATTTTGTTCTAACTTTAGTCATTAACAATTACATAAGGTATAATTGACTAATTGTAATTTTGTGATATTGATTATCTTAACTTTATAATGGTAGTGAGGTCACATGATTTTTTAAAGTAGAAGAAACTTGACTTTTAGCTATAGCACCTTGTAAAGCATGAAAATGCTGCAGATTGATgtaccttaaggtgactaaatttagtgatacactaaatttagtgattttgtaTATTGGCGAAATTATATAGCACATAAAATTAtacaaaatttagcaattttataaatttgtgaattgatgtaattaattaacCATACATTTTGCAGGTTTAGTGAGTACTGATTTAGCAAAACATAAATaaaaatcgctaaatttagcGTATCACTAAATTTAGTCATCTTAAGGTATAGGTTTGCCACATTTGCTTTCTGTAATTGCTAGTAACCATTAAATATACAAGTAGTTGGTGCTCCAGACACCTCTATTGAGTACCATTGGTATCCATGGCACAAAACACAAACAAGTGATGTATGCAGAATTACATCACTTTGTATTATGAAGTGCCTATAGCATTGCCAATAAACTATCATATAGTTGGTTCTCCAGACACCTCTATTGAGTACCATTGGTATCCATGGCACGAAACACAAACAAGTGATGTATGCGGGATTACATCACTTTATATTATGAAGTGCCTATAGCATTGCCAATAAACTATCATAGACAGTTAAGTTGTATCTTGCAATGAGCAAAAACCATTCAACCCACGAGCTGGACCACTTTTCCACATGGCGAACAACAGTACTTAGGTTTTCTATGGAAAGAACTTACATGGGAACTTAATTAACCAAAGGCCTTTTTGTCCTGATCACAAAGAAACTAACCAGAAGAACACCATCTTTACTAAGTCAGCACTATTAAACCAATAAACCTACCGCCTCGTCCGTCTACAGGACACACCATTGTGCCACTCTGACACTATGCAATTTACGGGAGAAAAATTCCACATTTTTGTGGGGTTTTGACATCATTAATAATGGTTAATTGTTATGTAATACATGCAGTACAATAAATGTTAAGGTCCACCTTTCCATAATAAAATTTAAATTCTTATATAAGAAATCCATATACTATATTTCTAATCCATGCAACCACCTGTATAGTATAAGGGCAAGATTGGTTGAAAAGCTTAGTCAGGTTCCACTGCacgctttgtgtgtgtgcttgcaaaGGTTGTGCATGTATCTGCATGTATGTAATTGTATGCCTGTGAATGAATAgttgcacacttacaaattGTATACTTTGTTAGCATTGTCAGGAAGCAGTGCAGTTGATAAACAGTTAGGCTACTGCCTGCAGTTGGTGTTCAAGTGTCTCATTTCATGGACAGATCAAAGCAAGTGCTTTCGCATAATGATGTTGAGGGAAGGACATTTATTTGGCTGCATTCTCATGTTGAACAAACTAAGCTCAGCAATCAAAAGCGAGGTAAAATAGTAACTAGAATTTCTCTGTTTGGCTCTAAAAAGGTTTTGATTCATTGATTTTTTTATCTATTGCGTTTTTTAGTTAGCTTCTCTTTATGCGCATGTATATCGTGGGTAGTAATGTTACCACACTCTGTCATAATATgcttaattttttaattttttcagAGTGTGACTTTCTTCTATATAATACAATACTATATAGTATTGCCATATGTTCTTATACTGTTATTTAGTTTGCTTCCTATTTGATTGTGGTTAACATTGCCATTATCTACAATTGTGCAAGAGAGGAGCTGTTTAGTTTCTACCATGGCAAAACTACTTGGCTCAAATTACTACAACCTTGGACTAAATCAACTAACAAAGCAATAAAGTTACATTCTGTGTTTTTGCTTGGATATATTTCACCTTCACTGAGTGATTTAGATCATGCAAAGTTGACTTCAATCTGGACAGAAGCAGACATGAAGTATTTACTGGATCTTTTATTTAGTTTGTCGTTTTCATCAAAATTGACTGTTGAATGTGATGCAATGATATTTTCAGCTGAAGATATTGTTTCAAATTTGTTAAATCTTATTCACTTTTCTAAGGAATGTTTTGCTGTAGTCTGCCAGCCATTAGCACTCCAGCCTTGCCTTGTTCTCCTACAGAAAGGAACTGATGTGGTCAAACAGTTGACATGTCAGTTACTTTGGCAGTTATTGCTTTGTAGTGAAGATTTATTGTTTAAGGATTCCATCTTGTTAGAGTCAACATTAACACAAGAAATCAATAGCCTTGGTTGCTCCACTAATGCTGATGTAGCACTTCTGGCACAGTGTCTTGAGATGACATTCAAACGAGACACATTGAGTACAGGTTCGTTTGACCATGCTctgtgtatgtattatatttTACCAATTGCAAGCCACATATAATAgtttagttagctagctatgagCAGACACACGTGCTATGTATATACTGCACAACCTTACACTGTTCATATTGTCTGATTAACAAGCTGCTGTAAACATGTAGTTATAGAGTTAGTCTGATGTTATTGCAAGTATTATGTTGCATGCATTAATGTTCATATTAgtttattgtatatatatatatttttttttataGAACAATCCCTGAAATACATTAATGCTTGCTATCAGCACAAGCTCTACAAAGTTTGTTTGGAAAATATTGATGCCTGCCTTCCTTCAGCCAGTGGTGAACAGTTAACCGCTCTACAGATTATGAAAGGCAAAATAATGTTTTCTTTATACCAGGATGAAAAACGTTATCTTCAAAAGAATGCTGCTACAATGAATTCACAGAAATTTTTCAAAGTTCACAGTGCCTGCTTCGGTGACAAGGCTAAACAAGTGGTCACAATGTTTGGCAAGCTACTAGACCAGAACAAACTTGATGAGGTTGGTACTAAAATGCTAGATATAGCCATGCTGGATATCATTGTAGAAACTAACAAACTTTATGAATGCAAGCGTTGCTATCTTTGCCATCGACACCTTGGTGGTGGGACAGAAAAAGGTCGCACTGGTGAAGCCACTGTGCGTACTAAAGAAAAACTTATTTCAAGTCATTTATTTCCCAAAGCCATGCTTGAACGGTTCTCTAGTGGTGTGCCTCTGCCCACaagcaaaaaaaattatgatacTTACACACCAGGAATAGGCCCACAGTTTGTTGGAGATCAGCCACAGACAGCCAAAGAGTCCAGTCTTTATATGCTTTGCCACCACTGTGAGGATCTGTTAAGCCAGCATGGAGAAAACTGGTTCCTAACAAAATTTTTTGACAAGTTGTACGATACGACAACTCCTGAGAAGTCCCGTGGAGAGCAAACCTTGTCATATTCTTCTAAGCTTTATCTATTCTGTATTGGGATACTATTTCGCACCCTTAGCTGGGATTTAACTACTTACATAAACTCAGATGAGTGCTACAAGCTACTGGTGCAGTGTCGAACATGTTTGCTAAACCATTCATCCTTGTCAAAAATCCTTGAGAAACCTGAAATTTACCTTTTAATGAGCCCCTTATCTGCTACCAAAGAAGATCTCAAACGTGGCTTTATGAACCAGGTGCTCAGTGGTGCATGTAATTCAAACACAGCGTGCATTAACTTACAGTCTGGCATTACAACACCAAAAAGTTCACTGATGGCCCACTTTCATGTTGTTCACATGGGCATGCTTAATATTCTTGTTAAGTTCAGCCCATCAGCTGCAGTAACAATCCCTAAAGAGTTTATCGTCAACCCTGAAGGTGGTGAGTACTTTGTACCCGCAGAAGAAAACAGACGAGCAATGATCCCAAAAGGAGTGTGGACTATGTTTGAATGCTTAGCAAAGGATTATGAAGAACACTGGTATGCCCACCAGAATAAACCCTATTTGTTGGGAGAAAAACAAGAGAAATCTTTTCCTGATGCTAACACTGCTGAGTCTTTTAATATTGTTAGTGGGGTTTTACAAGAAATTTCTTTGCAGCAGTCCGGGCCAACACCATTTAGTTTTGATCATAAGCCAAAAGTAGTAAATCTATTGCCTGATCTTTTCCACATTCGCTCACTAGATTATTCTGATGATGTGGTCCTTCCAGAAGATCATTCACTACTGTTTCATCACACTTTTCAAACAGGAAGTGATGGTGTAACACTTTTTGTTGCAGTCGGCCACAGTGGTAAATTTAGCCTTAACAAACCCTATGTGTTGTGGCACCAGTTTATGCCTGGCTTACAAACTAATTTTGGATTTTTCTTTTCTTTGGATGATCTGAAAGGAACAGAATTGCTCTCTTCCAGTAAAGAAAAATTCTTTACAGTCAATCCTGATCCTAACCTGCTATTGGCAATGAAAGTTGAAGCACCTCAACTGTTGAATGTTCTTTTCCAAGAGAAAGGGATATACAATATTCAATCATTGCTTTTCAGAATTTGCTCAGCAAGGTGAGAATtaaatgtgtgtgtttgtgttgcaAGCTTTCTTGCATTATTTTTGTAACCCAGGTTAGAATCATGATcactgacccagatgacccattGACCCAATGTGCTATCATCTACATTTTAGGCACTATTTATTGGTTCTGTGTTGTAACGATGAGTTTTAGTAGGAGCAATAGATAAACATATTAATGCAAGCTATATATTAACCAAACAGCAACATAGGCAAGCTTTATTCATAGGTAATCTCTCACACTTAAACTGGGTGTGGCTGATTAGTTGAATTTCCCCAATGGATAATCATTGTAGTAAGAATTGTAAATGCATGATATGAAATAGTTATCTGCTCTCTATAAAATACTTTTGAGACGTGTGTTATTCAAGCATCAaacaattgaaatactctagtgGAGTAGTCAATCCAGCAGTCACTTACTTGATTCAAACTTGTTCCCACTCACTGCTCCGTTTCTTCTCTTTCAGAATATATTCACCAGCAATGGTCCATTTCTAAACATCTTGAGAATTTACACTTACCATCAAACAAAGATGCCGGAAATTTTGAAACTTTTTTGCAAATTTCACTAGGAATAATTGCTTCATGAAAATGTAATCATGACTGTGTTGGGTTTACACATCTAGCTATTACTTTACCAAAACTGTTTTCTAGAGTTTGTGAATTAAAAAAGAATGCAAAAATTGTATTTTACAGTTTCGCACCCCTCGCGAAAATTTCCAACTAAATGGTAATCACACGCACTACCTGGGTCACGACCTGGTTTCAACCCAGCTTTGTGATAAAGTTAATGCAGATGACATTTTATTTTATGTTAGTTGTTCTTTTACTTTATAGACATCTACCACCTGTCGATACACCATGTAAAGAAAAGGGCTGTTGGTATTGTAGTGATCG
Encoded here:
- the LOC136267399 gene encoding mitotic spindle assembly checkpoint protein MAD1-like, producing the protein MEEIESVRLRLDFDSNETCDATVEEEIILCSSSDNSPELGSEDGSYEFDPDVVGPEADSSSDTPKNSPEKSTSGPSTSSSPHVQTTNPTPCDWIVMQSKVAQLETELTVAKRAAKRARIEEEALPNRSPTNEELARRVHDLEQERNKIMEDLLLLKTELKSTENELNEKTTQFNSEHHDSMKELRRLQAELIQAQSQAKSSTAERDYYTNRYEISEEKHKLEKAELEQSCSQYQDTIRELTTKVKSLQSVEQDLFTAKMTIKQMERDRKAYSDDVKLVQLMKTQVSEHGDLSRLNTRLLGENKVLRETSGNVELLKYQSLTLEEKVARFENMEAELVKLQLENEELRKKLDQWCGSDLVADPVAMQRHVSELQQRDVMNISRVKELETNIKSLTEDKNYLRQEVDTLKSELAAEKAKIQTMEEVAMRRERRLMFLTKERDGYINVLKSYQVDGSVEQQVKDLQAELVQCQTTSNDIIKQLEAELEILKPTGVN
- the LOC136266554 gene encoding uncharacterized protein, producing the protein MELLSELSEAVNLMNNFLRKKEQQKCPKSDSDTDGNADRLFQCLQQVTGLEKQSEIGDNVAKKSEWVESLISFATWIFEALSGSSAVDKQLGYCLQLVFKCLISWTDQSKCFRIMMLREGHLFGCILMLNKLSSAIKSEFASYLIVVNIAIIYNCAREELFSFYHGKTTWLKLLQPWTKSTNKAIKLHSVFLLGYISPSLSDLDHAKLTSIWTEADMKYLLDLLFSLSFSSKLTVECDAMIFSAEDIVSNLLNLIHFSKECFAVVCQPLALQPCLVLLQKGTDVVKQLTCQLLWQLLLCSEDLLFKDSILLESTLTQEINSLGCSTNADVALLAQCLEMTFKRDTLSTEQSLKYINACYQHKLYKVCLENIDACLPSASGEQLTALQIMKGKIMFSLYQDEKRYLQKNAATMNSQKFFKVHSACFGDKAKQVVTMFGKLLDQNKLDEVGTKMLDIAMLDIIVETNKLYECKRCYLCHRHLGGGTEKGRTGEATVRTKEKLISSHLFPKAMLERFSSGVPLPTSKKNYDTYTPGIGPQFVGDQPQTAKESSLYMLCHHCEDLLSQHGENWFLTKFFDKLYDTTTPEKSRGEQTLSYSSKLYLFCIGILFRTLSWDLTTYINSDECYKLLVQCRTCLLNHSSLSKILEKPEIYLLMSPLSATKEDLKRGFMNQVLSGACNSNTACINLQSGITTPKSSLMAHFHVVHMGMLNILVKFSPSAAVTIPKEFIVNPEGGEYFVPAEENRRAMIPKGVWTMFECLAKDYEEHWYAHQNKPYLLGEKQEKSFPDANTAESFNIVSGVLQEISLQQSGPTPFSFDHKPKVVNLLPDLFHIRSLDYSDDVVLPEDHSLLFHHTFQTGSDGVTLFVAVGHSGKFSLNKPYVLWHQFMPGLQTNFGFFFSLDDLKGTELLSSSKEKFFTVNPDPNLLLAMKVEAPQLLNVLFQEKGIYNIQSLLFRICSARHLPPVDTPCKEKGCWYCSDRCINCLQPAVSDYSVKRQNSKPLKFCSEACQRVYIKAEESDEATTALIINDKDEVYSLGSQNLPSSLTFLPRCYPLTSSHRKIVHIVVQSENKSGSMIQKELALCISDGTSGIKLESKYVVHWSRTVNSQNFLEYLVDDNLSPITPVAYLADNPVAVKIVEAIKQFKDEQVVLQRAVNIVQSSSQDASSQGNNVNDDASKTP